A stretch of DNA from Flavobacteriaceae bacterium MAR_2009_75:
GATTCAAGTGATCGCGGAAGGATTCGAACCTTCGACCGTCTGCTTAGAAGGCAGATGCTCTATCCAGCTGAGCTACGCGACCAAAAAATTTTTCTATTGACATTCAAAAAGGCTGGTAATCGAGCCTTTTTTAATTTGTGCGTGCAAACTTACTAAAAATTATAGATTCGGAAAGGGTAAAAAGTACAAACTTTCAATTTCTCTCGTTGAAGTGTGACTTTGAATATTCAATTAATGTAATAGTATATTTAAAACATGAATTGCTGCATCTGCAATTTTTGTTCCAGGGCCGAAAACAGCTACTGTGCCAGCTTTCATAAGAAAGGGGTAGTCTTTTTTGGGTATAACCCCGCCTACCACGACCATAATGTCTTCTCTACCATAGGTTTTGAGTTCTTCGATTACTTGAGGGATCAAGGTTTTGTGACCTCCTGCCAAAGATGAGACACCTAGAATATGCACATCATTTTCCACAGCTTGCTTGGCTACTTCTTTTGGTGTTTGAAATAATGGGGCAATATCTACATCGAAGCCTAAGTCGGCATAGCCCGTTGCCACTACTCGAGCACCTCGATCATGCCCGTCTTGCCCCATTTTGGCAATGAGAATACGAGGTCTTCGACCATCTTTAGCAGCAAAACTATCGGAGAGTTCGAGCGCCTTTTTAAAATTGCTATCGTCTTTAATTTCTCTTGAATACACGCCTATTATAGATTGAGTGTTCGCTCTATGTCTGCCAAAAGCAGTTTCGAGTGCATTGCTTATTTCACCAAGAGTTGCTCGTGCCTTTGCCGCTTCTATAGATAAAGCTAATAAATTTTCATTATTGTCCGCTAGTGGTGGCCCAGCATCTTTGTCCGCTCTTTTCGTTGCTGCTAAGGTTAATTTCTCCAAAGCTTTCTGAACTTTTTTTGAATCTCGTTTCCATTTTACTTGTTCTAGTTTTTTTATTTGACGTTTTCTGACATCATCGTTATCCACTTCTAATATTTCAAGTTCGTCTTCATCGTCAATCTGAAATTTGTTCACTCCAACCAGTATGCTCTTGCCACTATCTATTTTGGCTTGCTTTATGGCAGCGGCCTCTTCAATTCTTTTTTTAGGAATACCGGCTTGTATGGCTTTGGTCATTCCCCCTAAGTCTTCAATCTCTTGAATGAGGTCCCAAGCCTTTTGTGCAAGATCATGAGTCAATCTTTCTACATAATGACTGCCGGCCCAGGGGTCTACCGTTTTTGTGATTTTTGTTTCTTCTCTTAAGAATAGTTGGGTGTCGCGTGCGATACGTGCCGAGAAGTCTGTGGGTAGCGCTATTGCTTCATCCAAGGCATTGGTGTGCAGGCTTTGTGTGCCGCCCAGAATGGCTGCTGCTGCCTCAATAGTAGTTCTGGCTACATTATTGAATGGGTCTTGTTGCGTAAGACTCCACCCGCTGGTTTGGCAATGGGCTCGAAGCGCCATCGATTTTGAATTTTTCGGTTCAAATTGTTTTACCAATTTGGCCCAAAGTAGCCGACCTGCACGCAACTTGGCAATTTCGGTAAAATGGTCCATGCCTATACCCCAAAAAAAAGATAATCTTGGAGCAAAAACATCAATGTTTAAACCTGCCTTTAATCCCGTTCTTATATATTCCAATCCATCGGCCAAAGTATAGGCCAGTTCCAATTCAGCGGTCGCTCCGGCTTCATGCATATGATATCCAGAAATACTGATGCTGTTGAATTTTGGCATATGCTTGCTACTGAATCGAAAAATATCGGAAACAATTTCCATTGAAGGTTCAGGGGGGTAGATATAAGTATTTCGCACCATAAACTCCTTTAGAATATCATTTTGAATTGTTCCGGTCAACTTTTCCAACGATACGCCTTGTTCTTCTGCAGCAACTATAAAAAAGGCCATGATGGGTAGCACAGCACCGTTCATGGTCATCGATACCGACATTTGGTCCAATGGAATTCCCTCAAAAAGAATTTTCATGTCTTCGACGGAATCAATGGCCACTCCGGCTTTGCCCACATCACCAGTTACGCGTTCATGATCACTATCGTAACCGCGATGGGTGGCGAGATCAAATGCAACTGATAGGCCTTTTTGACCAGCCTTTAAGTTACGTCTATAAAAGGCATTACTTTCTTCAGCCGTTGAAAAGCCGGCGTATTGTCGGATGGTCCATGGTTGTTTGACATACATGGTCGAGTAGGGGCCACGAAGATATGGGGGAAACCCCGCCGCGGAGTTAAAGTGTTCCAATTCTTCTGTCTCAAATTGGGATGGTCTTTTATTATCCTCATCATGTATTGAGGATACGGTGAGGTGTTGTATGTTTTTTCGCTTTTTCAATGAGAAATCTTATTTGTAAGCTTCCAACCTTCTTTAAGTAACCTTTCAGACTCTATTTTCTCTGATAACCGTTTTTCAATAATGGGTTCTATCAGGGTTTTTCGTCTATTCTTTTTAACAAAGGGAAAAACTTCCAGTTGGTTTTTCATTTTGTCTTCTGAATTTATATAACGGTTCGTTCCTACTAAAATATTTTCCCCGTTCTCAAACTTTGCTTGTTCTTTATCTGCACTTTCCTTTATTTTCTTTTGGATAATGCCTGCTTTGAGTTGTTTTAAAAAGCCGCCAGAAGCTTCAATTTGTTTAAAAAGGTCTAGTGCTTTTTGACATAATTGTCGAGTAAGGTTTTCAATGTAGAAAGTTCCAGAAGTTGGGTCTTCGTTAAAATTGAAATGGCTTTCGTTTTTCAACAGCAACAATTGGTTTAATGCAATCCGTTTAGCGAAATCATCATCTTTACGAAAAATCTTGTCGTGCGGGATGGTGCAAATTACATCGGCACCTCCTATTATTGCTGACATATATTCGGTGGTGTTTCTCGGTATGTTGGTATTGTAAGCATATATGGCTTTGTTTCTGAGGGAAGGAGTCGCTATAATTTGGCAGTCAATGTTTAAACCGTATACATGGGCAAGTACTGCATACAGTTTTCTCAAAGCTTTAATCTTGGCGATTTCAAAAAAGTAATTACCACCGACCGCTATTTTGAATGTTGTCGTTTTTATAAATTTGGGTTCGGTTATGTTCAAATATTCATTGGTCATGGCTAGGGCGTACGCCAACTGCTGAACCATATTAGCACCTGCATTTTGATAGGTACTTGCGTCGATACTTAGTAAGTTGGTAGAAGGTAATATGGAATTATAATTATGAAAGTCTTTCTTTTGATTGTCAAACCAATTACCTGATTTAGCCAATTTGGTAATGGGGTCTAAGTGCAGGTAAAAGGTGATTTTGTTTTTGATTAAAAAATGAGACAGTTGTTCAATGTATGATTGGGATAGAAAGTCAAAATAGAAATGGAGTACGGTTGACTCTAAATTGATATCGGCAAGAAGTGTCTCAAGGTTGATGCTTTCTTTGGTAATGGTAAGAAGTAAGCAATCGGCTCCCGATCTTAAAGCTTTCTTTACTGTTGATTTAGATATTTGCTCATCCTCAATACGCATACCTTCAGAAATTTTCCAATTTCTTGGTTGGTAACTTTCCAAAAAAACATGGTCTAGGTCATCAGAATGATAAAATGGTTTCACTTTAATACCTTCCGGTGATTCCCACACCATTTTTTCATTGTAGTCTTCGCCCTTTAAATCGTACTGAATTTTTTGTTTCCACTCTTTTGAGGAAACCCCATGAAATTCATTAAAAAGCCCTTTCTGCATTTCTCGAATTTTAATTAAAGGTAAGATTAATGTGGTGAAACGAAGAGGTGAATAATTTACTGAAACTCGTTTCTCTTTTAAAAAGTGCTTTCCATCGAACAATTAACAGGTTTGGTCTAATTTGTTTAACCTTATTCACTGAAAGTATTCTAATGGTATATATTTGATTGATGAAATAGTAGATTCTATTTATTATTAATTATTTGTAAATCAGAATTTTATAATATTTGAAAGAAAAAAACTACACAAAATTTCTTGTTGGTTTTCATAGTATTTTTTCAAATTTCAAATTTTCAATTCGGGTAAGAAGAGTAATTTTCCGTTGCATTATTTTAAAACGAAAAATACTGTATTTACTCTAATATAATTGGGTATAAAGAAAATATCAAATATTTGTTGAAATAAGTAGTATATGGGTAAAATTATAAATGATTTTTTAAAGAATTAGCTTAAGATATTTTTCATTTCATGACTATCTTGTGACCTTAAAACTATTCCCTTACGCTTAAATTTTTCTCGAAATAAGTGAGAGCATAATTTGACGTTTTTAGACTGACCGAACCATTTGAATCCAGTAACCAATGAATTCCAAGAGTAGATACATACTCATCAATTTACTTGCCTTTGAGTTTATTCTTTTGAATTTAGTCTTACTACTATATCTATACTTCACACATACGGAGTTTTATATATTAGATGCCTTTCTTGTTAAGAAGATTGCGGCTCTTTGCGTTATATATAATTTAAGTTGGTTATTTATTATTTTATATGTTCGAGGTGAAGATTTTTATTTTAGTTTCAATGGCAAATATTTTAAAAGTTTAGTAATCTCTA
This window harbors:
- a CDS encoding heterodimeric methylmalonyl-CoA mutase large subunit precursor translates to MKKRKNIQHLTVSSIHDEDNKRPSQFETEELEHFNSAAGFPPYLRGPYSTMYVKQPWTIRQYAGFSTAEESNAFYRRNLKAGQKGLSVAFDLATHRGYDSDHERVTGDVGKAGVAIDSVEDMKILFEGIPLDQMSVSMTMNGAVLPIMAFFIVAAEEQGVSLEKLTGTIQNDILKEFMVRNTYIYPPEPSMEIVSDIFRFSSKHMPKFNSISISGYHMHEAGATAELELAYTLADGLEYIRTGLKAGLNIDVFAPRLSFFWGIGMDHFTEIAKLRAGRLLWAKLVKQFEPKNSKSMALRAHCQTSGWSLTQQDPFNNVARTTIEAAAAILGGTQSLHTNALDEAIALPTDFSARIARDTQLFLREETKITKTVDPWAGSHYVERLTHDLAQKAWDLIQEIEDLGGMTKAIQAGIPKKRIEEAAAIKQAKIDSGKSILVGVNKFQIDDEDELEILEVDNDDVRKRQIKKLEQVKWKRDSKKVQKALEKLTLAATKRADKDAGPPLADNNENLLALSIEAAKARATLGEISNALETAFGRHRANTQSIIGVYSREIKDDSNFKKALELSDSFAAKDGRRPRILIAKMGQDGHDRGARVVATGYADLGFDVDIAPLFQTPKEVAKQAVENDVHILGVSSLAGGHKTLIPQVIEELKTYGREDIMVVVGGVIPKKDYPFLMKAGTVAVFGPGTKIADAAIHVLNILLH
- a CDS encoding methylmalonyl-CoA mutase; the protein is MQKGLFNEFHGVSSKEWKQKIQYDLKGEDYNEKMVWESPEGIKVKPFYHSDDLDHVFLESYQPRNWKISEGMRIEDEQISKSTVKKALRSGADCLLLTITKESINLETLLADINLESTVLHFYFDFLSQSYIEQLSHFLIKNKITFYLHLDPITKLAKSGNWFDNQKKDFHNYNSILPSTNLLSIDASTYQNAGANMVQQLAYALAMTNEYLNITEPKFIKTTTFKIAVGGNYFFEIAKIKALRKLYAVLAHVYGLNIDCQIIATPSLRNKAIYAYNTNIPRNTTEYMSAIIGGADVICTIPHDKIFRKDDDFAKRIALNQLLLLKNESHFNFNEDPTSGTFYIENLTRQLCQKALDLFKQIEASGGFLKQLKAGIIQKKIKESADKEQAKFENGENILVGTNRYINSEDKMKNQLEVFPFVKKNRRKTLIEPIIEKRLSEKIESERLLKEGWKLTNKISH